DNA from Branchiostoma lanceolatum isolate klBraLanc5 chromosome 6, klBraLanc5.hap2, whole genome shotgun sequence:
GACAGGAAAGCAAGGAAgctgaagaagaggaggaggaggaggaagaagatgatgatgaagaagaggaagaatcaGAGTCGGAATCAGTGTCAGGAAGTGAAGAAGACCTCTGGGAAGCTTCTTTAAGTCCCAGAGAGGTGGCAGAGGCCAGAATACAGGTGGGAAACCTTACTGTAGTATCCCTTTGTTATGTTTAGGATCTTATTCTGTGGAGTAAGCTCAAATGGTATGCTTAGATTATAGATCGGTCACTGGAAAAAAGCTGGTTTTGTTAAACTTGAGGGAATTAAGTGTTGGTCACAAAGATatgtttgaaaatgtacataCGTGTATCATACTCTAGCatataggttcggcttcttggTAATGCTTCTGTGTTTATTACAGAAAAGAAAAGAGCAGGCAGACAAGAACAAGACCACTGACCACCTGCGCTCTCCTGTGGTGGTTGTTCTGGGACATGTGGACACGGGGAAAACTAAGATCTTAGACAAGGTGGGATATTATATACTTGGTTTGTGTTCTGTTACATTAGATGTGTGCAATATGTGAATGTGCTAATGCTTCTTCTACTtctttataatacatgtacttgtgacTCTCTTAACGACCCCTGCTGGGGTAATGCTGTTCCTTTAGAGATTTCAGACCAGATTAAGCTGAACTTGTGTACGTGTATAACAGCGTGTATAACATTATAAGTCCATCGGTGGGCAGTAACCAGTACTACATCAAGAATTCTAAACATTTCGTAAATAAGATCAGCGAGTTAACCGTTGGTGAGGACGAAGAAATGGTGTCGTATGACGTCACTGCACTCTTCACAAGTACCCCCATTCAAGAATCAATTGACGTCATTAAGGAACGACTAAAGAATGACGAGACTCTCTCTGAAATGACAAACCTCAACGTAACACAGGTGGTAGAACTACTACACTTTTGTCTCACCACGACATACTTTATCTTCAATGGTACTTACTACCAACAAATGGAAGGTGCCGCGATGGGGTCGCCTGTATCCCCCATAGTGGCAAACCTTTTCATGGAGCACTTTGAGGAAGTGGCGATTTCAACCGCACCTAATCCTCCCAAATTCTGGGGTCGTTTCGTTGATGACACGTTTGTGATTCAGAGGAGGGATAAGATAGAGGAATTCACTACGCACATTAACAATATTAACAGTGCCATCAAGTTCACGATTGAAAGGGAGACGGAAGGCAAGTTACCGATGCTGGACACTATGATCCACCGAAGGCCTGATGGCACACTCTATGCCACTGTCTATCGGAAACCAACACATACAGACTTATATCTGAACTTCGCAAGTCATCACCCACTCCAGCACAAAATAGGTGTAGTGCAAACCCTTACCGATCGAGCCAATGTGATCGTCACAGAGGAAAGTGACAAGACCCTGGAAATCGAACACATACACAATGCACTGTCAACATGTGGCTATCCAGACTGGTTGTTCCATGTAAGCAAAGAAAGGCGAAGCAAGAGAACTCCGGCCAACCAGACAAGAGTGATGCGTAGGGGGACGGTCAGTATTCCGTACATCAAGGGCATATCTGAAACACTCATGAGACTGTACAGAAGTAAAGGCATACAGTGTCAGTTCAAACCCATCAACACCATCAGACATAATCTTGTCGCACCTAAAGACAAGATTAAGAAGCTGGAACGCAGTGGAACAGTTTACCACATTCCTTGTGCAGACTGCCCTGCAACATACGTAGGGGAGTCGGAGAGACCACTGAGCGCCCGTCTACAGGAACACAAGAGACCCATGggccagctacatgtatgtgtcatcACCTGTGGTGCAACACGTCGCTAAGCAGAAGCACAAGATAGACTGGGACAATGTGAAAGTGCTGGATCAGGACTCCGACTGGTTTTCTAGAGGTGTTCGGGAGGCGATCCAAATCCGCAGACAACgcagtaccttaaacagggacagggggcgtcactatctcaagcctgtatatgactgtctcttgtcacgtgataatcaacatcaagtcacgtgacaagagaactccaagacgagatctgactttattaccgggttgacgaagagacagagaattcgtctcgaaagctccccagagcaacctttttttatgttgtttgtaatgcttaaatgtttgtcaaaaatataACTGCGGTGTTTGTGTTTTGGTTCCAGATCAGACACACCCATGTGCAGGACGGGGAGGCAGGGGGGATCACACAGCAGATCGGAGCCACAATGGTGCCTGTTGAGGCTATCAGGGAACAGGCCAAGATGGTCAGGAAGGTAACAAAGACACTCTTCATCACTAAACATTCAGAGCAGTTCTGTCTCCTGCTttagtttttttcttccccctcattgtttgggagcctatgatgttgattttccttgttaaatctgtcattctaagcttacaaaaatagatttttataAGTTTCATGTCATTGAGTTCAGTTAACGTCCTAAGACAgaaggacaggtcctggagatagTTCTGATTCAGAGTCATTCTGTAAATTAGTTATGATGTTCTCTAATAATATACTTTGTAACATGTTTAATGCTACTGATTGTGACCAATCATAGGTTaggatacaaaatgtacatggagTAGGAAAAAAACAGGATTGACATTAAagacagtatttttttttctagttcTCAGATCTCAACATCAAGCTCCCTGGGCTGTTGATCATCGACACACCTGGCCACGAGTCCTTCAGGTGAGACACCTGTCTGATCATACCTGAACTGCAAGTTGACCCACATGGATAGAGAGTTGactcaagcatataaaaatgtACAAGCTACATTCAGTTCTTGATTGACAGaagatacacatgtatttaGTTATAGAAGCTATAGCTGGTAGAAATCATATGCCGCACAATTGATTATTTATATGTTATGATCCAATTGTTACACAAGTGAAGAGATGTAACATTAGAGTATGTGATTGTTGTTACCCAGTAACCTGAGGTCCCGTGGTTCGTCCCTGTGTGACATCGCCATCCTGGTGGTGGACATCATGCACGGACTGGAGCCACAGACAATCGAGTCTCTCAACCTACTCAAGGCCAGGAAGACTCCTTTTGTTATAGCTTTGAACAAGGTAGGCCTTTTCTCTATACTTATATTGATATTTGGCAGGAAATGGGGTACACTGTATCTCATTAAACATGTACATTCTCATGTAGatgataaaattttgtatatctacATCTTGTGAACAGTTGTGAAGCATACTTTTTTCCGCCTTACTTCTATACTAATATTGATATTCGGCATGAATGGAGGCATCTTTTTAGACGTCTTGCTCTTAACAGTTGTGAGATTTACttttttcttttcccttttttccGCCCCTGCATAGATTGACCGTCTGTACGAGTGGAAGCCCAGCCCAAACACCGACGTTCGTGACACGATAAAAAAACAGAAGAGAAACACTAAGGATGAGTTTGATGAGAGGGTGAAAGTTGCTGTCACAGAGTTTGCAGAACAGGTCAGTTTTCAGCAcgactttatatatatatcctgtaAATTTCATGACTGGAAGTGCAAAATCCCCAGAGATGACCACGTAAGAGATGGATTAACAACATAAGGGAAAACTTTCACCTCCTcaacagacatgtacacagtGTTAATCCAAGGATAGAAGCACTTGGTTGTCTGCCATCAAGCACATCTAACCCTCGTGAGAAGGGGAACAACAGACTATAAACTTTGTCGTGAGTGAGTGCATAGAAGTAGATTGTtctgtgttgtgttctgtttttatgtttttcctTGTGTACCTCCACAGAGTATGAATGTGGCACTGTTCTATGAGAACAAAGATGCCAAAACCTTTGTGTCCATGGTGCCGACATCAGCACACTCCGGAGATGGCATGGGCAATCTGATGGGCCTGATCGTGGAGCTGTCCCAGACTCTACTGGCCAAGAGGCTGGCCTTCAGTGAGAGCCTACAGTGTACAACACTAGAGGTAATGCCTGGGACCATTTATGACTGCCACCTAGTGATTTACTAATGCACTGCAGCAAACTCATTCAAGGGGGGCAAGTGTATTTACAGTTAGCAATCAGTCTCTTTCACACAGATCACATTAAGAATGCTGTTGGAACACAAGAAAAGAACAATTAAGATGGTTGACCAAGGTTGCTAGCATTTTGTTCTATAACAATTATTAACATGCTGTGGTGAACAAAAGCCAAAGATCTAAGCACAATTGCTAAGATAGGCTACAGAGTGTTTTCATAGTATTCCTGTTCAGTGACTATCAATGGCTTACAGCTGCCAAGCCTCTTAAGAATGTAGGAGTCTTAAAAGCTTGGAGGCCATTTTGACCGACCACGCTGTCCAGGAGACCATTCCAAGTTCTGATTACTACGCGTATGAATGTCCTGCCTGTTGAATGTGTCCTTAAGACAGGTTCAGTTAGAGCATGTTTTGGCATAGCTTGGCTACATCTTTCTGTGAACTTCTTGCCTATATTACACAAACATAGAACAAAAGAAACAGCATATTGACAAAATGAGTACTTCAATTCTGCTTTTTCTGTGCCTTAGGTGAAACAGATCACGGGTCTGGGTACAACGATAGACGTGATCCTGGTGAACGGAAGGTTACACGAGGGGGAGACGATAGTCGTGGCAGGACAGGAGGGCCCGATTGTCACCCAGATCAGAAGTCTGCTCATGCCACAGCCACTCAAGGAGCTCAGAGTCAAGGTAACACTGGGTTTTACTTTGTggtagtcactgacgaaagacagtcgatactgtctgaaacgtctgactgtttcaaaatcttatccagttgcttgagtaattatttttggcgtttaCTTTGtggtattattattattatatgtagTTTGACAcgattttgttgttaactgttaCGGACTTCCTTCGGAAACTTTCAGATAAGATACCGATTGAGCTCACCAGTTAGTTAAAACAGATAATCAgtatacaatactgtaaattcctttacTTTTGCCTTtacttttgcaatggttttatgtcGTGTTAGGAGGAAAAAGGAGATTTTAGCTGTGTTTTGAATTTGCGGTTGAAGCAGTCATGCAAGGCAGACATAATCGTGGCATCATGAATTTGAGGTGGAGAGATTGCCACAAAAGTTAGCATAAAAGTTACGGCGAAATTTTCAGGATTTACAGTGCAAAGTACAGCGTATATTCTCAACTGTGTTCTTCTCTGACATGAATATTCCGTTACAGAATAAGTATGAGACCCACAAGGAGATTATCGGTGCCCAGGGAGTGAAAGTTCTGGCTAAAGACTTGGACAGGGCCTTGGCAGGGACTCCACTCATGGTGGCTTACAAGGAAGACGAAGTGGACATTTGTAGGGTGTGTacatgacatacattgtacatgtattatcataaaaacattgcaaattcaagttgtaaaaatgttcaaaattaaGGGTTCACCATTGCAATATTTTACTGGCTTTGTGTATTAGGGAAAGGGGTTTCACCAAACTGAAGGGCTTTAGGTAACCTTCAAGCCTCTTTGAATGGAGGGTGTTTGATTTACTACATAACATAGCTGGTAGAAGGAGAAAGTTAAGAATCGACCTTAAGCAATTCCAAGTTTCATTGACAATGCTTTAATTGTTAAGGCTACTTGCCTTCCAAGCATCTAAAGAGACAACACTACTCAGCAAATGAAACGGTCATTTGAGTATCTTTCATGCGTCCCATGTTGCCCTGTAGGAAGAGGTCGCCCGTATCCTGAAGCAGACCCTGGAGACCATCCGTGTGCAGGAGAGGGGCGTGTACGTACAGGCCTCCACACTCGGGTCGCTGGAAGCACTTCTGGAGTTCCTCAAGACTTCTAAAATTCCAGTAAGTACTGGAAACACAGTTgacctcctggttccaattagttggtaactgggagaccccggtacAAATCCTGGGATAAGACATCTTGTTtgaggctgcacccgtcttttggaagggacgtaaaatgggaatGTCATGTTCGAAGAGTTGtctttgaggaggtgcctcaaatacgttaaaggggaagggctagtaacccctccctgtaaagatataccctgtaacagaaacagcaaggaaactttaaACTGTAAAACTTTGTCACaataagaaaattcaagaaactaTTTCATTTACTCTGAATATTTCTCTTAAAGAAGTGTTGACAAAAGAAATGAGTGTTTGCACAGTCTCGCTGATTGGCAAGTTAATGGATTGATGTGTGGTTTATCAACAGTTTGCAGGAATCAACATTGGACCAGTCCACAAGAGAGATGTGATGAAGGCCTCCGTTATGTTGGAGCATGACAGTCAGTAAGTCAACAAGCATTTATAcagaatacaatgtagtaatgaATTAAGATAATGAGTACAGTGATAGGATAGCTATTCTGAGTGAAGTACTAACTTAACGATCTAGATCTACTTCTgatgggtttgatttcttcgtTGGAGGAGGATGaataattaagaaaaaaattgtgcgAATCTTTGATAGAAAACAATGTCGAACCCTTTTTCTCAGATATGCAGCGATCCTAGCATTTGATGTACTCTTTGTTGGAGGAAGTGGAAGACAAATATATTGTGCGAATCTTTGATAGAAAACAGTGTCTTAAGTTTAACACTTTTTCTGTCAGATATGCAGTGATCCTGGCGTTTGATGTGCGTGTGGAACGTGACGCACAAGAGCTGGCGGACAACCTCGGAATCCGCGTCTTCACCGCGGACATCATCTACCACCTGTTCGACAGCTTCATGAAGTACAGGGATGAcatgaagaaacaaaaacaggtcaaaCTACACTTTTGTTACAGACAACCTTTGTAGCTCAATCTTTGCTAGAATAATAATTTAATATGACAAAAATAGGATGCAACATTATAACGGAAAAGCAATTTAAAAACGGAAAATGCTCAATCATTTTGACATGCTCTACCCAATTGAATTTATGTTTCTAGGACATATCATATGGTAATTGATATGCAGAAAGCATAAACAAGTCTCTTGGGAATAGTTCAATTAGATGCAATTATATAAAATTATACTATAAATCTATAAAGTTGAATAAGCATTAAATAGGATTATATATAACACTCTAAACCACCATAAGCCATTATATATGATTATTGTTCAAGACCACTGTGGGCTTTTGGTTtgtcttcacttgaaagttcatctgtgttggtagaagtcattctgaatggagtttaactgtagatgccaacacaaaaatttgacttacccaaattttcgactgatcagctccagtctttgtcaaggagtggtTTGTCTgacgttttttttctgttgtataCAGGAGGAATTACGCCATGTTGCCATTTTCCCGTGCAAGCTGCGTATCCTGCCAAACTGTGTCTTTAACTCCAGGGACCCCATAGTTGTAGGTGTGAACGTTGAAGCCGGTGTCGTCAGACAGGGTAGCCTCATCTGTGTCAAGAAAGATGACAAGGTAAGATTATAATTTATAGAATCTCTGTCATAGTACATTTGTGACTGACACAGTCTACACATGCTAATTTGTGACTGACACAGTCTACaaatggtagaaaaaaaatagtttcacaATCTTATACAGTTCATAATAATATGTTTCCTACTAGGGGTGCGCACATTCTTACCAATTTGTCTATTAATTCATGATTCCACTGTCACGCATGTGCcaattgttgttttcttttgtgcaaGCTGGAGGGCTCTTTCAAATCTGATTTTACCCTTTGTGGTGACTTAAGCTTGCAACTGACATTTCAtttaagaaaaacattgttGTAAAGACAAAGGCACAACtaactttcaaattgtttgtACAGGTTCTTGACCTGGGTGTGGTTACAAGTCTAGAGGTGAACCACAAACAGGTAGACATGGCCAGGAAAGGCTCCGAAGTCTGTGTCAAAATAGAGAACCCTCCTGGAGATACACCCAAATTGTTCGGCCGACACTTCGACGAAACAGATGTTCTCCTTAGCAAGGTAAGTCTAATGAGGCTAGTTGATGGAATACGAGGCATTTCCATGTAGTTAGTTTATATGTTTATGTGTAGGCTTTATCACGTACAAGTACAGACTGTACTGTACTTTAGACCTCGTTCATACCAGGCTTTGTAAATCTGGATTCATGCAGGTACAGGATTGATCCTGATTCGGCGGATCCAGCTTACCCCACTCCGAGCCAGATTTTGACTGTTAATACCAGAATTTGCAAAACGGTATCTATCCCCATGCATGGGTGAATTCAGACTTACAAAGcctggtatgaacagggtcttagTCATTTCTTTAGGGCATTTAGAAAAACTGCCAAGAGACACCTATGCATTCCACTATTCAAATAATGCATTATCTTCTCTTGTGGCTCACCTTTCATTTCTCTCCACTTACAGATAAGTAGAGAAGGCATCGATGCCATCAAGGATTGGTTCCGAGAGGACATGACCAAGACAGACTGGCAGCTCATGATAGAGCTGAAGAAAATATTCCAGATCATGTAGCTTGCCTTGTCGCCCCTCGTCTGCTGCTCAGGATGGTACAGCACAGTCACAGGGTGCACCGTGCCATGCACACATCCTTGTCATCTAGGCACCACTCAACTTTGTTTTATCCTCTTCAAGGTGAAAGGGCAGAGAATTACGCATATTTGTCACACAGACAGCTAATTGTTGTGTGTATACAGAGATGCAAGAGTTTCTtccactttaaccttctcccttctgcctaactctgtaaccaatagtgggtgggtgccaaacggttacttcagtgtgctagaggttaaaacaaaggaaaaagatTGGCTAGAGTGAGATTTGAACAGGGGGACATTATGGCCACATTAGCAACTGTATCTCCACACCATTGTGTACACCTTTCAACAGAACTACATGTCCAGTACAGTATTCATGTTGTGAACATTAAGTTCCAATTGCATTGTAGTATACCAAAAGATCTGCTACTTTATTGACAGCATTAAGTGTATTTGCCACTTACATTTATTTCACATTTCCCTTGTGTTAGTCTGTGATAGAAAGAGGATTGGATTGATATCATTTGCTACATGCCAGTATAATGGAAACCTTCTCAATGCTTGCAAACTTTGAGGAGGAACTTTTCCCCTTGCTGTTTCACAAAAGATCTGAAGCTTTGATGTTTTACAGCGTCAATCAACAACCTTGGTGTGGACCAAAAGTCTCAACTGAAAGTCATGATGTAGGGTGTTTATAAAGGCAGGCATCATTGTCAATATCTCACAGTAATTAGGGAAAGTTATGAACATTATACTGTCCTGGGAAGCACAGGTCATTAAAGCTGCACTACatgtgtatgaaaaaaaaaaatcaaaattgctaACTTTTGTGACATCATTCTTTTTGCAGTTTGATGATTGTTGACATTCTAAGTCAAAATAAGAAGTTTTCTGCCATTTCTATTGATGGAAGGTTGTAGCTATTTTCCTTCATTTATAAGTATACATGTCCTTTTCTTTCTCAGGCAATTTCATTCCAAGGTGCTCAGAATATGCCTGGTATTGCCTTTAGATTTTCTACTGTCATTTCAAACATCCAACAAGCCTTGCTGCACTGCAGTGAAAGAAATGAATGGATGTCATAGCTGAAAAGAGTAGCTAGTGCTAGGACTTTATGGGAGGATTGTAATTGGTTGTCTGGCAAGTTAAAGCCAGTGAAATCTATTGTCAATGGCTTCTCTGACAACCACAAATCCTTGGTGTATTTTCAAACGTGTGGTTAGCTTTCCTATTGTCTATTGAAGAATGGGCTTTGCAGTAATTTTTGTCCTTTCTTGAATAGGAGAAAAAAGGTTCCATTGTAGTTAGTGCAGCCTTCAAAGTGCCAATGGTTGTGTGTGGACGCTGTTTCCATTAAAAAGAAGATAGTTAAGAAGAATGCTATTATCTAGAATCTCTCATTTTGGCGGCTTGTACCTTTGCTTTGCTGTAAGGTTGAAAAAAGGCAATTCTCTGTCATTGGTAAAATCCTCTTACAAACCTTCACTGTAAGACTTAGTGTACAGTGCTTGTGGATATGCCTCCAAAGAGAGTCATATCTCTTTGTGACTGGAATGCCATGGGTCAGACCTCtatcagtgtacatgtatcccaTTATGAACAAGCTTGTACCTGAAGCTACATTACTGCTGAGTAAGAAGCTTACAGTGTTAATGGATGTAATCTTTAATCTCTGCTGCAAAAGGGCTGCCATGTTGCTGGTTTGGGGGCTATAAAGATATCAATTTTGCTACATCATTTGTAATGAAATTTTGACACAAACCCATTCAACACAAATCTTTCCCGTCCAAATCTTTATTCAACAAGTTTTGGGGATGTTTCTTTGCTAATGGCTCCACAAAACCGATCATGAAATTACATGTACGTAATAAAAACATGTGAAGGTGAAggtactaagtacatgtaccgtTCTGCTGGACATACTGGATGATTCACTTCACTACACTTGTTTAGTGTCTATGGTACATTTTAGTTACAACCGTTTCAAATGGCTGACCAAACAACatgtaaaaacatgtgaatagcCATGCTGCGCTGCTGTATAGCTTTGTCTGGTCACCTGTATGCTTTATGAATTACAGGAAACAATAAACACagaaaaagctttaaaagaCTTTCTTTCTCTCGTAATATTCTTGCAGCAGATGGTAGATAATACAAATATCAACCTTTGTTTATATCTCTCTCAGTTTATGAAATGAGGAACAGAAAGTCCAGACAAAACTAGTTAACTATGATGAATTAAAAAGTCATGGGAGAGTTATGAAGGATTCGAATTCTCTCGTAATCTTTGAGACCAACTTATGAACTAGAGCATGACCGTAAGATTGAAATGTGAGAACTAGAAACCAcaaggtgggggggggggcatatagATTTTGCAAGGCAACTCTAATGCGACGAACCCTATGTTAGCAAAAATTGTTACTCTTACGGTACATACCCACAGTTTCTCTCCCCACCATATATATTTTGATAACCCCTGGGGTTTTACTGAAATGTGTACGTTTAAAAGTGGGTTAGGTATGCCCCCACATTCATTATATTTCTTATCTAAAAACTGATATAATAAAGGGTGTTCGATGGTTCCTCCTACTTCCTTGAAATGAGAAGGTTGAACCAGCCGCTTCACAGGTGTTACCTGCGACCTGGTCAAAGGGACGTGCTGTAGCCTGGTCTTGTACGGGACCAttccacacacacgcactcacataTATATTTGAGCTATATGCTGCATCATATTTGTATAGCTTAGTCCCGCCGTCTTCCTTCCTGTAGCCTTTCCTGTTTACCTCCCGTCGATGTGGGTTCTGCAATAGAGTCTGGAAGATAACTCTGTCTTTTGTAGGCTGACTCCCTTGAGGCACTGTCTCTGTACAACCTGTCTCGTCACCCATACAAACGCTAGTCTCACGCGAACATGTCTCAATTGCCATCCACACTACTACATCCACACTGCGGTGCTTACATAGTCTCTTACGTTCAGAAATGTTGATATAGACTTTTTGATCGTAATGACTGATCTTGCGTGATATACTGTAATCAGGAGAGCTTGTCAGATCGATTTGAAGAAACGCAAGTTATGTTAATGATTCTAACAAGACTAGGTTGTTcgtatgtttatatgtttgtttataAAGCTTAGGACATTTCATCCACACAGCGGGGCCAACATAGAAACTTGGTCTCTATCGTTCAGAAATGTTGATATAGACTTTTTTATCGTATACATAATGCATGATCTTGCGTGATATACTGTTATCAGGAGAGATTGTTAGTTCCATTCGACGAAACGCAAGTTATGTTAATGATTCTAACAAGCTTATAgatatgtttatatgtttgtttataAAGCCTAGGACCTTAGGCTAAAATAATGGTAGATAAGTTACTATCTGTAGGACCTCCTCAATATCATAATGGAATCGCCCAGGCGCGTAATCGTCGGCATTTCATCCTAATTTTGACACGCAACAGATTTTGGTGATCCCATCTAAGTAGCGTGGGGCTTTACCCGTCCAACGTTTATAATGTCAAGACGCCTACATAGGCTTTGATTTGTTCTTCTTTGTACCAACACATACGTCATTTTCAAGAAGGACAACTTTGAGTATTCTCCAAGATATTCGTGACGGGCGTTGGTCCATGACGAGCCATTACCAGCTTTCTAAAGCAATTACAGAAAACCAACTAAATTATACCCTTTTTAGTAACCACCTCATTAATTCACCTTTAGAAAACTAGAAAGCTTATCCATTctcgaaaaaaaaagacattctttaAAGGTTGAAGTCATTTCTGTAATTGAATATTTAGATCAGATTGTGATAAGATGATGCTTGATACTATACATATCAAAGTTCTCTTTGTGTGAAGTTTCTTCATGTACTTAGTATCTTTGGAAAACACCTTAATGTAAGGTAGTTTGCAGGTGTCCTATTGTGTACGAGTGACTGGGAGGCGACATGCGTGGGTAAGCTCGCCTTAATTGCTGAGAGGACGTAGAAGGGGTCTTCTTATGTACGATAACATCATCACCACAAGGCGTGTACAACAGTCTGGTATATCCCCTTTCCAATTGTGATTATACATACTGATAACAGAGGCTCCATAACAATGTCTAAATCGTTGCATTGTACCAAGAGAAACTGTCGAGCTGGATTTCTAAAAGGCATGTCCTGTTCAGAGACAAAATCATATATTAAAGCAGCCTTTGATACAAAAATGATAAACGACAGATGCTTTTAGCTCTTAATCGCTACTATATCATAGGCTCTATAGCAGTTACTAATGGCAAAAAAGTTATCCAGATGACAAATTCACAAGTACATTGTGTACTGTACTTATATTCCACCTATCCCGCCTTTCATGTGATTATCCACTGTCAATTAGTGTCCGATCTCTCGTCGGACACAGCTCTGCACAAATGAATTGAATCGGTTGTGACGTTACAAATGGTTTAAACATAAAACATGGTGCCTCAAACAAGTGGCATCCATCAGTTCAGCCACCAAGGGCCCTCGCTTTGTAGCTACAAACgccaaaggaaaacaaacagtGCACACTTTCGGGACGTCGCG
Protein-coding regions in this window:
- the LOC136436805 gene encoding eukaryotic translation initiation factor 5B-like isoform X1, whose protein sequence is MGKKKGKKTQDQDIDVGEEGPGAKGADNIDDLVAEIEGSGPKAAGGKKSKKKGKKKDDDWEDDLLDEMEALSMGVEGTGKPADKPKEAQEETQEEKPSETAVPNGTVPQTTDTPDEGDKEEANETQAKDTEEAEDAGPTVKTAAQKKAEKKERERKKKEEQKKKEKAKKEAAAQKAGGKKAEETEKTEEGQDEDKTETSIPEDGAAKDEEGGEGDGADEGTDKKKKKKKKKGEKEEKEEKRKGPSKAMVKAMQEALKIKQEEEERLQREEEERIRKLEEAEEARREQERLEKEKREKKKQKEKERKERLKKEGKLLTPAQKMQRKRAEEMLEAMRAQGFDVPSKDEIQKKPVRYGSKGKNKKKEKATVENQEPTVSTEEAKEQEEVKEEAAEVTAEGEEVQEEEEQAAEGEEEEEEEELDDWEEMLSDDEAKNEEKSAEKAQKETAEKAPNTKEAAPAAEKEKQAVEVKRQESKEAEEEEEEEEEDDDEEEEESESESVSGSEEDLWEASLSPREVAEARIQKRKEQADKNKTTDHLRSPVVVVLGHVDTGKTKILDKIRHTHVQDGEAGGITQQIGATMVPVEAIREQAKMVRKFSDLNIKLPGLLIIDTPGHESFSNLRSRGSSLCDIAILVVDIMHGLEPQTIESLNLLKARKTPFVIALNKIDRLYEWKPSPNTDVRDTIKKQKRNTKDEFDERVKVAVTEFAEQSMNVALFYENKDAKTFVSMVPTSAHSGDGMGNLMGLIVELSQTLLAKRLAFSESLQCTTLEVKQITGLGTTIDVILVNGRLHEGETIVVAGQEGPIVTQIRSLLMPQPLKELRVKNKYETHKEIIGAQGVKVLAKDLDRALAGTPLMVAYKEDEVDICREEVARILKQTLETIRVQERGVYVQASTLGSLEALLEFLKTSKIPFAGINIGPVHKRDVMKASVMLEHDSQYAVILAFDVRVERDAQELADNLGIRVFTADIIYHLFDSFMKYRDDMKKQKQEELRHVAIFPCKLRILPNCVFNSRDPIVVGVNVEAGVVRQGSLICVKKDDKVLDLGVVTSLEVNHKQVDMARKGSEVCVKIENPPGDTPKLFGRHFDETDVLLSKISREGIDAIKDWFREDMTKTDWQLMIELKKIFQIM
- the LOC136436805 gene encoding eukaryotic translation initiation factor 5B-like isoform X2, encoding MGKKKGKKTQDQDIDVGEEGPGAKGADNIDDLVAEIEGSGPKAAGGKKSKKKGKKKDDDWEDDLLDEMEALSMGVEGTGKPADKPKEAQEETQEEKPSETAVPNGTVPQTTDTPDEGDKEEANETQAKDTEEAEDAGPTVKTAAQKKAEKKERERKKKEEQKKKEKAKKEAAAQKAGGKKAEETEKTEEGQDEDKTETSIPEDGAAKDEEGGEGDGADEGTDKKKKKKKKKGEKEEKEEKRKGPSKAMVKAMQEALKIKQEEEERLQREEEERIRKLEEAEEARREQERLEKEKREKKKQKEKERKERLKKEGKLLTPAQKMQRKRAEEMLEAMRAQGFDVPSKDEIQKKPVRYGSKGKNKKKEKVENQEPTVSTEEAKEQEEVKEEAAEVTAEGEEVQEEEEQAAEGEEEEEEEELDDWEEMLSDDEAKNEEKSAEKAQKETAEKAPNTKEAAPAAEKEKQAVEVKRQESKEAEEEEEEEEEDDDEEEEESESESVSGSEEDLWEASLSPREVAEARIQKRKEQADKNKTTDHLRSPVVVVLGHVDTGKTKILDKIRHTHVQDGEAGGITQQIGATMVPVEAIREQAKMVRKFSDLNIKLPGLLIIDTPGHESFSNLRSRGSSLCDIAILVVDIMHGLEPQTIESLNLLKARKTPFVIALNKIDRLYEWKPSPNTDVRDTIKKQKRNTKDEFDERVKVAVTEFAEQSMNVALFYENKDAKTFVSMVPTSAHSGDGMGNLMGLIVELSQTLLAKRLAFSESLQCTTLEVKQITGLGTTIDVILVNGRLHEGETIVVAGQEGPIVTQIRSLLMPQPLKELRVKNKYETHKEIIGAQGVKVLAKDLDRALAGTPLMVAYKEDEVDICREEVARILKQTLETIRVQERGVYVQASTLGSLEALLEFLKTSKIPFAGINIGPVHKRDVMKASVMLEHDSQYAVILAFDVRVERDAQELADNLGIRVFTADIIYHLFDSFMKYRDDMKKQKQEELRHVAIFPCKLRILPNCVFNSRDPIVVGVNVEAGVVRQGSLICVKKDDKVLDLGVVTSLEVNHKQVDMARKGSEVCVKIENPPGDTPKLFGRHFDETDVLLSKISREGIDAIKDWFREDMTKTDWQLMIELKKIFQIM